Sequence from the Sphingomonas sp. SORGH_AS_0950 genome:
CAATGCTCGAAATAATTGAGGACTTTAGTAACTGCGTGGCTTCGGCTGCGTCCGTTATGTTCGGCTTGGCCCAATCCCATGGAGTCCAAACAATATCCTTCCGTATGCTGTTTGGGCCGATGAACAATCGCTCGCCGCCCCGGAGTTCCGACACACCGAGAATGCACGTTGCAGCTTCTCGTAAGTCACCGAAAAGCAACTGACGCGTGAGTGCATTCCAGTCGATTTCGAGTCTTTTACCAACAAGCTCTGTCAGCGTGTTGAGATCGGAGAATACATGCGTGATGCCATCGAGCTCGCAAAAGTAGCACGAATAGTCACTCAGCGGAGAGCGTAGAACCGCAATTGATCGTTCCTCTTCGTAGAAAAGTAGCGCAACATAGTTACCCCAGAACGAGGTAAAAATTGAGTCGCCCTGTGAGCGAGAAAGCTCACTCCAAATCGCTTCGCTTATCAAATTTACTGGATTGCCTGTTTCTCTATCAAAAATAGACCCAATGATTATACCATGCCGACTCCTTATTATAGAATCGGAGCCTTGAGAGGAGATATGAAGAATGTTCCAAGCCAGATCGCTATCTGAAGTGAAGCTGTCATAATGCGCGGGCTTTTGATGATAGAGACCTGCCTGTGACAAGACTTGCTTGCTATGGCTGGCGACGGATAGTAGATAGCGATTTATCATCAGATCACTAAAATTGGAGTGAAATCGCGCACGGTATCAATCCGGTCGTTCAGTAGAACCGAACCACTCTGGACCCAGCTATGTGCGGCAAATGGATGGACCTTGACACCGATCACCAGATTGCACGTTATCTCCAACCGCCTGAGCGCTAAGGCGAGTGCAAATGACCGGACGAGGCATTGGTCGAGGGGGGTCATCAATAAGCCGGCCCGATGGAACGGGAGGCTGGCGGTACGAATATCATTGCAGTCCTGCGCCTCGCTCTTGGTACAGTGTATTTTGATCAGGCGCTCCACCATTTTCTTGAGTCCGCGATGCCTCAACTCGAATTTTGTTCGAAGAAGCCATCCGGCCGCAATGAAGACCGCAGTTGCCTTCGAAGGCATGTCACCATCGAGGCAACTGATCTCCGCAGGTGGTAAGCTCGGGCATGGAAGAGGCGCACCAGGGCTATCGTCAGCAAGCAAAATGCCACGGTCGCAAAGAGACGATAGCGCCAGCTTCTCCCTTGTATTCAGCGCTTCTCGGGCGCAAAGCCGCAGAAAAGCCGAATTGGCCGAAGCGCCTAGGCAAAAATAGCGATCGTAATTGATATCTAAGAATACGGCCCGATCACCGACCTTGCAAAACGTGAGGTCGGATCGAAGTTTGTATCCCATCGTTGCTTCCCAAGAGTCAGGCGCACGCTCAAGTAAAGCGTGGGCGCTCTGCAAAAGCGTGCGCCTGCGAGGTTAGTCGTCGGTCAGCCCCATCGCCGACAGACCGTTGGCCTCGTCCGGGATCACACCGAAGGGACCCTTGGTGTCCTCGGAGGCGACGCCGAGGTCGATCACATCGTCTTCACGTTCCATGATCTTCACTCCTTCAACTGATTTGCGGGATTGCCGCATCGCGAATATAACCTGGAAGCATTGTGCATTCAGAATATATTTCTTATTGAAGAGAAATGAATAATCACAATTACATGGCAGCAGGCAGCTAGTTGTTATCTTGCAGCCAGCCATAAATTCTTGAAAATGAACGGCCTCATCGAGAGTCGCGTGCGACTCGAATGATCTTCGGAAGAGCGTTGATACGACGACGATGGAAGGTGCGTAGCATTTTCGTCAGTGTTGGTCGATTATGCTTTAATGCATCCTCTATGTTGTCGATTTCGGTCGCCCCATCGAGAAGAACGGTAGGTTCGACACGATAGAGAACGTGCAAGCGCATTGTGGCACTCATTAGGGCGCGCGATAATTCGGGATTTGGCGGCATATCACTGATAGCCCGAAAGAGAAACAGCATGCGGGCCAGATGATCACCTCGAAAGTGCTCGCGGACTTCGATCCGCCGGCCATTTCTAGTTTTGACGCACTGAAGCGCCAAATGCTCGCTCCAATGCAGCAAATCGCTTGTATATGCGAAGCGGAAATCCGGTACATGGAAGCCGCTGCCCTTGTTCGAACGCAACATCCGTTCGGCCGCTAGTGTGCAGAGAGCCTCCCGAACGGGCGAACTGCTGACACCGATCGACTTGGCGAGCGCATTTATATCAAGATGCTGTCCAGGCTTCAGCGTCCCGGACAATAGCTGCATCCGTAGCGCGATGTAGGCGCGGCCGAACGCGCGTGATGCTATGTTCTCGACACCATCAACATCCGGCAAAAAATCTTCGAGCCAGTCTGCAAGCTTTTGACTATCCATGTCGGCGAACATGACGAGGTGAGTATGTCGGCGAGATATGATTTCGGTGCCGACAGGTCACGGAAATTTCGGTCCAACATCGGTCCATGGCTACGCTGAGATGAACCTTATTTAGATAGCCCTGCCGCCGGGACATACCGGGACCTTCCGGGACAATAACGGTCATAACAGTGAGGTATCGGATCGACGCAGCTTGTGTCCGGTCGCTCCGCATCGTGCGGATTGCGAGTCGGACCGGAACCCATGACCCCTACCAAGCTGCTTGTCGGCCAGATCATTGTCGTTTTCGGGATCGTTATCGCGGGTGTGTGGGCTGCGACCCAATGGGCCGCTGCGATGCTCGGCTATCAGGCGCAACTCGGAGCACCATGGGCGGTCATTGGCCGCGTGCCTGTCTATCGACCCTGGCAGCTTTTCGACTGGTGGTATCACTACGACGCCTATGCGCCGAAGGTGTTCGACAAGGCCGGAGCGCTCGCCGGGGCCAGCGGCTTCCTGGGCTGCGCCTCCGCGATCATCGGGTCGATATGGCGCGCGCGCCAGTCCCGAAATGTCACGACCTACGGCTCATCGCGCTGGGCCACCCGGGTCGAGATTGCGCAAGCGGGGCTGTTCCGCGACGCCGGTGTGTTTCTCGGCCGCCTCGGCAACGATTATCTGCGTCACGACGGGCCGGAGCATGTCATGGCGTTTGCGCCGACCCGCTCGGGCAAAGGCGTCGGCCTTGTCGTGCCGTCGCTCCTGTCATGGATCGGTTCGGTCGTCGTTCATGATATCAAGGGCGAGAACTGGACGCTGACCGCTGGCTGGCGCTCGCGGTTCTCGCACTGCCTGCTGTTCAATCCGACCGATCCGCGGTCAGCCCGCTACAATCCGCTGCTGGAGGTCCGCAAAGGACCGGATGAAGTTCGCGACGTCCAGAATATCGCGGACATTCTGGTCGACCCCGAGGGCGCGTTGGAACGTCGCTCGCATTGGGAAAAAACGTCTCACTCCCTGCTGGTCGGCGCAATCCTCCATGTCCTCTACGCCGAGGAGGAAAAGACCCTCGCACGGGTCGCCACCTTCCTTTCCGATCCGCAGCGGTCGTTCGCGCACACGCTGCGCCGGATGATGGCGACCAATCATCTCGGCACCCCGGAGCATCCGCAAGTGCATCCAGTCGTCGCCTCGGCCGCGCGGGAAGTGCTCAACAAGAGCGAGAATGAACGCAGCGGCGTGCTGTCCACCGCCATGTCGTTCCTCGGCCTCTATCGTGACCCGACGGTGGCGGAGGTCACATCGCGTTGCGACTGGCGCATCGCCGATCTTGTCGACAGCCCGGTTCCGGTAAGCCTCTACCTGGTCATTCCGCCCAGCGATATTTCGCGCACCAAGCCGCTGGTCCGCCTGGTGCTTAACCAGATCGGTCGCCGCCTGACCGAACGGCTTGAAGGCGATCCGCGCAAGAGCCGCAAGCATCAGCTCCTCATGATGCTGGATGAGTTTCCCGCGTTGGGCAGGCTCGACTTCTTTGAGACGGCGCTCGCCTTCATGGCGGGGTACGGCATCCGCGCCTACCTGATCGCGCAATCGCTGAACCAGATCAGCAAAGCCTACGGCGAGAACAACGCCATCCTCGACAATTGCCATGTCCGCATCGCGTTTTCGTCGAATGACGAACGCACGGCGAAGCGGATCTCGGACTCGCTCGGCACCGCCACCGAACTGCGCGCGCAGCGCAACTATGCCGGGCACAGGCTTGCGCCGTGGCTCAGCCACGTCATGGTCAGCCGACAGGAGACGGCCCGTCCGCTGCTGACTCCCGGCGAGGTGATGCAGCTACCACCCGCCGACGAACTGGTGCTGGTGTCCGGCCTTGCACCGATCCGGGCGAAGAAGCTGCGTTACTACGAGGATCGCAATTTCACGTCGCGCGTGATGCCGCCGCCCCGCCTGGACAACGGCGTATATGTCGATCGTCCCCGCCCGCGGCCCGATGACTGGGGCACCGAGACCCGCAGTCCGCATGAAGCGCTACTTGCCGGTGAGGACGACAGCCTCGGGCTCGATGAAGCTGAAGGCGGGCTCCAGCAACAGCGTCATCCCGGCCTCGCCGAACATGCCAGCCTAGTTGAGCCGGACGCGGCCCCCATCATCGACCCCAACGGCGACGATGACAGCGATTCCGTAGCCGACAAGCAGGCCATCGATCGGGTGCGCGGGCTGAACGCTGTCAGCCGCGCCTACGCCATCAACGAAGGTTCAGATCGCGGCGACGATCTGCTGCCGAGCTTCTGAGGGGCTGCACAATGCGCAACCGCGACAAGAACCGCTATCAACTCTATCTCGAACCGCATCTGGCCGAGCGTCTGGAGCAATTGGCAGCGAGGCCGGGCGTATCGCGCTCCGCGATCCTGGTCGAAGCCTTGGACGCATGGTTCAGCCGGCAGGGCAGCAACGAACTCGACGAGCGGTTCGGGCCGCGCCTCGATCGCATCAGCAAGCAACAGGCTCGCACACAGCGCGACCTACTGGTGGTGCTCGAAAGCCTGTCGCTGTTCGTGCATTACCTGTTCTGCCTTCACGCCCAGCTTCCCGAACCCGACGCCGCCGCACGCGCGATCGGTCGAGATCGCTTCCAAAAGTTTGTCGATCAAGTCGGCCGCCAGATCGGGGGCACGCCGGCGTTGCCGGATGACAAGCCCGGATCGGAGGCGGTGCGATGACCGGCACCCTCCCGCCCGAAACCCACGACCGTCGCCGTCGCATGTTGCGTACTGCCATGGGACCCGAGATCGCGGCGGCGTTGGGCGATCCGCTTGTGGTCGAGATCATGGTCAATCCCGATGGCGCGCTGCGCCTCGATCGGCTTGGCGAGGGGCGTATCAATACCGGCGTTTCGATCGCCGCAGGGGAGGTCGAACGTATCGTCCGCCTGGTCGCAAGCCACGCCGGGGTGGAAGTCCATGCCGCTGCCCCCATCGTCAGCGCCGAGTTACCAGAAGGCGAGCGGTTTGAGGGGCTGTTGCCGCCAGTCGTTGCGAAGCCCTGTTTTGCCATCCGCAAACCGGCCCTCCGTATCCACCGATTGCACGATTATGTCGCCGAAGGGATTATGTCGGCAGGCGCGGCGCGTGTGCTGTCGACCGCGGTTCTCGAACGCAAGAACATTCTCGTCGCCGGTGGTACATCGTCCGGCAAGACCACACTTGCCAACGCGCTGCTGGCGGAGATGGCGACCCTTGATGAACGGGTCATCCTGATCGAAGACACGCGCGAGCTGCAATGCCCGGCGCCCGATACCGTCGCGCTGCGCACGCGACCCGGCGTGGTCGGCATGACCGACCTGGTACGCTCGACACTGCGTTTGCGCCCCGACCGCATCGTGGTCGGTGAGGTTCGCGGCCCGGAAGCGCTCGACATGCTCAAGGCATGGAATACGGGTCATCCGGGCGGAATCGCGACCGTCCATGCCAATTCGGCACGGGCAGCCCTCACGCGCATTGAGCAACTCGTTGCCGAGGCGACCGTCACTGTTCCCCGCCACCTGATCGCCGAGGCGATCGATATGGTGGTCTTCCTCTCCGGTAGGGGCTCCGGCCGCAGGGTCGATACCGTTGCCGAGGTCGGCGGTGTCGATGCGCAGGGCGAATACGCCGTCAACCACCTCACTTTCCCACCCCATGATGGAGCTACGTTATGATCGTCGTTTCGACGCGCCGCATGCGCGCGCCCATCCCACTGCTTCTTGCGGCCGCTGTTGCATGGCCCGCCACCGCCTTCGCGGCAGGCTCGGGTATGCCATGGGAGGAACCGCTTCAGCAGGTCCTTGAGTCCGTCCAGGGCCCCGTCGCCAAGATCGTCGCGGTTCTTATCATCATTTCGACCGGCCTCGCGCTCGCGTTTGGCGAGACCAGTGGTGGCTTCCGAAAGCTGATCCAGATCGTCTTCGGATTGAGCATCGCCTTCGCGGCAAGCTCCTTCTTCCTGTCCTTCTTCAGCTTCGGCGGCGGAGCGCTGTTGGCATGATGTCGCCTGGCTCCATCGTCTCGGCCGGTCCCGCCTCAGACTCGATCGATGGGTTCGAGGTGCCGCTTCACCGCGCACTCTCCGAACCGATCCTGCTCGGCGGCGCGCCGCGCGGGATCGCGATCATCAATGGCACCCTGGCCGCGGCGTTGGGGCTGGGCCTCCAACAATGGATCGCGGGTGCGGTGCTTTGGATGGCCGGGCACAGCCTCGCGATCTTCGCCGCCAAGCGTGACCCGGATTTCGCTGCCGTCACCATCCGCCACCTCCGCCAGAAAGGGCATCTTTCATGCTGAACCTGCGTGAGTATCGCGCGACTGCGGATCGGCTCGCCGACCACTTGCCATGGGCCGCGCTGGTCGCCCCCGGCATCGTGCTGAACAAGGACGGTGGATTCCAGCGCAGCTTTCGATTCCGCGGCCCGGACCTCGAAAGCGCGACGGAAGCCGAATTGGTATCGGTTGCCGCCCGTGCGAACAATGCGCTGCGTCGACTAGGCGAGGGATGGGCATTGTTCCTCGATGCCGAGCGCGTCGAGGCCCAGGACTATCCCCATAGCGATTTCCCCGATCCGGCATCCTGGCTGATCGATGAGGAACGCCGTGGTCATTTCGACGGCCGCCGGGGACAGCATTTCGAATCCCGCTATCACCTCACGCTTTTCTACCTCCCCGCGCCCGATGGCGTCAGCCGCGCCGAGCGGGCGGTATGGGAAAGGGACGACCGCTCCGGTTCTCGCGACTGGCGGCAGGAATTGCGCGCCTTCGTCGCCGAGACCGACCGGCTATTCGACCTGCTGAACGGCGTCTTTCCCGAGATCAGCCCGCTCGATGATGAGGAGACACTGACCTTCCTCCACGGGTGCATCTCGACACGCCGGCACAAGGTCGCAATGCCCCCGACCCCGATGTATCTCGACGGCTTGCTGGTCGATACGCCAGTCATCGGGGGCATCGAACCGACGCTGGGCGACCGGCATCTCCGCACGATTACGGTGCTGGGCTTTCCAGCCGCATCCCGTCCCGCCCTCCTCGACGCGCTCAACCATCAGGACTTTCCATACCGCTGGACCACGCGCTTCATCGCGCTCGACAAGCCGGCTGCGACCAAGGCGCTGACCCGCATCCGGCGGCAATGGTTCAACAAGCGGAAATCGGTCGTCCAATTGTTGCGCGAGGTCATGATGAACGAGCCGGTGCCGCTGACCGACAGCGACGCCGACAACAAGGTCGCCGACGCTGACCTCGCCTTGCAGGCGCTTGGCGGCGATCATGTCGGCTTCGGCTATCTGACGACCACGATCACCATATCGGATGAGGATGCGGGCGCGGCCGATGAGAAGGTCCGCATCATCGAGCGGATCGTCAATGGGCTGGGGTTCACCTGTATCCGTGAGTCCATCAACGCGCTCGAAGCGTGGTTGGGGTCGCTCCCGGGCCATGTCTACGCCAACGTGCGACAGCCTTTGGTTCATACGCTGAACCTGACCCATCTGATGCCCCTGTCATCGGTATGGGCGGGGCCGGCGGCAGATACGCATCTCGCCGGACCACCTTTACTCTACGCCGAAACATCCGGCTCCACGCCCTTCCGCCTGTCCGCCCATGTCAGCGATGTGGGGCATATGCTGGTGGTCGGGCCGACCGGCGCCGGCAAATCGGTGCTGCTGGCCCTGCTTGCTCTCCAGTTCCGGCGCTATGCCGGATCGCAGGTGACGATATTCGACAAGGGCTTGTCGGCACGCGCGGCAGTGCTCGCGATGGGCGGTCAGCATCACCGGCTTGGTGAGGGTGGCGCGCTCGCGTTCCAGCCGCTCGCCCGGATCGACGAAGCCCACGAACGAAGCTGGGCGGCCGACTGGCTGGCGGGGTTGCTCGCGGCCGAGAAGCTGGTCGTGCTTCCCGACGTCAAGGATATGGTGTGGTCGGCGCTCACCAGCCTCGCGGGTGCCCCCGCGCCTGAGCGCACGCTGACCGGCCTTTCGGTGCTGCTCCAGTCCAACGCCATACGATCTGCCCTCCGTCCCTACACGCTCGAAGGGCCGTTCGGACGGTTGCTCGACGCCGCTGAAGACCGGCTGACGCTGGCCGACGTTCAGTGCTTCGAAACCGAGGCGCTGATGCACATGCCGGCGGTGGTCGCCCCTGTGCTGACCTGGCTGTTCCACAGGCTTGAATCCCGGATGGATGGGCGGCCCATGCTGCTGATCCTCGATGAAGCCTGGGTTTTCCTCGACAATCCGCTGTTCGCCGAACGTATCCGCGAATGGCTGAAGGTGTTGCGCAAGAAGAACGTCTCGGTCGTCTTCGCGACACAGAGCCTCGCCGATATCGCTGGCAGTTCGATCGCGCCGGCCATTATCGAAAGCTGCCCCCAACGCATCTTCCTGCCGAATGACCGCGCGGTCGAACCGCAGGCGCGTGACGCCTATGTCCGGTTCGGTCTCAATGGCCGGCAAATCGAGTTGATCGCACGGGCGACGCCAAAGCGGCACTATTACCTCCAGTCGCGGCGCGGCAACCGGCTGTTCGATCTCGCTCTGGGTCCGATCGCCCTTGCGCTTGCCGGCTCGGCTGACCCGGCGACCCAAACGCTGATCGACACGCTGATCGCAGACCATGGCGATGACGGCTTTCTTGCCGCCTTTCTCCGCGCACGCGGCCTCGGCTGGGCGGCGGACCTCCTTCCTCATTTCCCCCACGCGGCCCCGCGCCGCCCGATCCAGCAGGAGCTTGCTTTATGACCCGACGTAAACTTGCAGCCGCCGGCGCCACGATCGCGCTGCTCGCTGCCACACCGACCCAGGCGCAGTTCGGCGGGATCGTGTTCGACCCACGCGCCTATGTGCAGCATCTCCTTGTTGCGTCGCGTACACTCCAGCAGATCAACAATCAGATCCAGTCGCTCCAGAATGAGGCGACGATGCTGCGCAACATGGCGCGCAACCTGTCGCGACTGGACGTATCGTCGCTGACCGCGATCACGTCCGACCTCAAGCGGATCGACTCGCTGATGGGCCAGGCCCAGAACCTTGGCTATCAGGTTGCGCAAACTGACCGGCTGTTCCGGCAGCATTTCGCGACGCCCGATGCGGCGCAAAGCGCGGCCCAGATCACTGCGGACGCCAAGACCCGTTGGCAAGACGCGATGGATAGCTTCCACCAGACGATGCAAGTGCAGTCGAGCATTGTCGAATCGGTGCGGGCTGACAGCGCCGAACTGAGCAAGCTGCTCGCCGCGAGCGAAGGGGCCGAGGGCAGCCTTCAGGCCCAGCAGGCATCCAACCAGCTCACCGCCCTCGCGATCAAGCAGCAGATGCAGCTTCAGTCGATGATGGCGGCGCAATTCCGCGCCGAGGCGCTGGAGAAGGCCCGCGCTGCCGCCGATCAGGAAGCCGCCCGCGCGGCGTGGACCCGCTTCGTCGGCACCGGCGATGCCTACACCCCCCGATAAGCGGCGCGCTCGGAAGGGATGAAACCATCATGACTCCGACCATCCCCGTCCTGCCGCAGTCGTGGAAGGGCCTCCTGCCGCCCCTGTGTCCGGAAGTGTGCCATGGCTGATCCGGGCGCCCCTGACCTCAACGTCATCGACCAGTTCGTTACCGTCTTCAGTCACTATATAGACTCAGGGTTCGGACTGCTTCGCCCGGACGTAGGGTTCCTGACAACGACGTTGATCGGGATCGATATCGTACTGGCCGGATTATGGTGGTCGCTCGATGGCGAGAACGATATTCTCGCGCGGCTGGTCAAGAAGATACTCTATGTCGGTGTCTTCGCGCTGATCCTCAACAACTACCAGCACTTCACCCAAATCATCTACGAGTCATTTTCCGGGCTCGGCCTTCATGCCAGTGCGAATGCCATGTCCGCGCAAGACTTGCTTAAGCCGGGCAAGATCGCCGGCACCGGATTCAAGGCGGCACAACCACTTCTCGACCAGGCCGGCAAGCAGATCGGCTTTTACGTGCCGGCTCTTGCGGCAGCGGCCGTGATGGTGGTGGCGTGGCTGCTGGTGGTGTTGGCGTTCTTCATTCTGGCTATCCAGCTCTTCATCACGATCGTCGAGTTCAAGCTGACCAGCCTTGCCGGGTTCACGCTGGTTCCGTTCGCGCTCTGGAACAAGACAAGCTTCCTTGCCGAACGGGTTCTTGGGAACATCATATCGTCTGGCATCAAGGTGATGGTGCTGGCTGTCATCATCGGCATTGGATCGAGCTTCTTCCATGACTTCATCGCCACGTCGAACGGCGCGGAGATCGACACGGCGCAAGCCATGTCGCTGGTTCTCGGCGCGCTCGCATTGCTCGGCCTTGGCATTTTTGGACCCGGGATCGCGACAGGGCTGGTGTCAGGGGCACCCCAACTTGGCGCGGGCGCGGCTGTCGGCACAATGGGAGGTGCTACACTAGCGACAGGCGGGGCCGCCATGCTGGGTGCGCGTGCGGCCATTACCGCCGGATCGGGCGGCATGGCGGCTATCCGGGCGGGCACGGCGATGGGAGCGGCAACGCAAACGGCGTGGCGCTCAGGTCAGGCCGCAGCCGGTGAACATAGCATATCGGCCGGTTTCGACGGGTTGGCCTCCGCCGCCAAGGGGGCCGCTGGACATGCCGCGACGTCCACGTTCTCTCGTGTCCAGCAGGGCTTGAGCGACAGCGCGCAACGGGGACGCGATGCCGCCATGGCGGCTCTGGGCGGCGAATCGCCAAGGGCGGGCGCTGGAGCGGAAGGGAGCGGCGAGCCGGCGAAGGACGATGCGGCCCCGAACAGGAGTGCCGACTCAAGCCCACCGCTTTGGGCCCGCAAGATGCGATCCGAGCAGACCGCCCGTCACCGAGTTCATGCCGCGATGCAGATCGTCAAGGAAGGCGATCGTCCCGGCGCGCCCGCCAACCCCGACCTCAGCGACAAGGAGAATTGAACAATGATCTTCAAGCGCAATCCTCAGCGCTATGGACGGACCCCCGAGCCGGAGACGCCCTATCAACGCGCCGGGCAACTCTGGGACGACCGGATCGGCTCAGCCCGCATCCAGGCGCACAACTGGCGGCTGATCGCCTTCGGTTGTCTCACGCTCGCTGGCGGTCTCGCCATAGGCAATGTCTGGCAATCCCTGCAAAGCCGGGTCACACCCTATGTCGTGGAGGTGGATCGGCTTGGCGAACCGCGCGCGGTCGCGCCGGCCATCCAGAACTACCGGCCGACAGATGCCGAGGTCGCATGGCAACTCGCACGCTTCATCACCGACGTTCGGTCGGTCTCGACAGACCCGGTGCTGGTCAAGAAGAACTGGTTGGAAGCCTATGACTTCGTAACCGACCGCGCGGCGCAGTTTCTCAACGACTATGCGCGCGCCAATGATCCGTTCTCGAAGATCGGCGAGCGTAGCGTGTCCGTACAGGTCACAAGTGTCGTGCGTGCGTCCGACACCAGCTTTCAGGTTAAATGGATCGAGCAGACCTATGAGCGGGGCTCGCTCGCCGGCACGACACGATGGACGGCAATCCTCTCCATCGTAATGCGACCCCCGAAGAACGCCGATAGCTTGCGCCGCAATCCGCTCGGACTGTTCGTGAACGCCATCGACTGGACCAAGGAACTGGACAGCGGCGGTTCTGCGCTGGCTGCAAACCCGACGCCCACGATGGCGCAGCCGGTGGCCGCACTCTCCTCGCCGATCGCACCGGTGCCCACGCCGACAAATCCACCGTCCAGCAATGAAGGAGGCAATGTCCAATGATCCGCCTGTCCGCCATCGTGACGCTGGCGATCCCGACCGCAGCGTGTGCTACTCAAGCGACGCCCCCGACGATCGCCCATGACCCCGCGGCATTCAGTCCCGCGGTCGTGCAACAGGAGCCAGCTGCACCGATCCGCATCGTGGAAGTGCCGAAGCCGCTGCCGCTTCCCGGTCAACTCCTGCCACGTCCGACGGTCCGGTCCGATACCCTCACGCCCAGCGAGCGTGTCGCCGCTGCAAACCGGGCGGCCACCCGCGAACCGACCACTGCTGGCTACGTTAATGCGGTGCAGGTCTATCCATGGGCCGATGGCGCGCTTTACCATCTCTACACCGCGCCCGGCCGCATCACCGATATCGCGCTTCAGCCGGGCGAGACGCTGGTATCCGTTGCGGCGGGCGATACGGTACGCTGGGTTATCGGGGACACCAGTAGCGGCACCGGCGAAACCGCGCAGGTGCATGTACTGGTGAAGCCCTTTGCCGCTGGCCTCGCGACGAACATGGTCGTGACGACTGATCGGCGAGCTTATCATATCGCACTCGACAGCACCGATCGCACGGCGATGGCCGCCGTATCATGGACGTACCCGCAGGATCAGCTTGTCGCCCTTCGGCGTCAGAATCAGGCGGCACGGGAAGCGCAGCCGATCGCCGATAACGTCGCCATCGCCGACCTGCACTTTGGCTATGCCATTAGCGGGGACAAGCCGTCGTGGCGGCCCTTGCGCGCCTGGGATGACGGCGCAAAGGTCTATATCGAGTTCCCGGCCCGGCTCGATCAGGCGGAGGCGCCCCCGCTGTTCGTGCTGTCACCGACC
This genomic interval carries:
- the trbB gene encoding P-type conjugative transfer ATPase TrbB encodes the protein MTGTLPPETHDRRRRMLRTAMGPEIAAALGDPLVVEIMVNPDGALRLDRLGEGRINTGVSIAAGEVERIVRLVASHAGVEVHAAAPIVSAELPEGERFEGLLPPVVAKPCFAIRKPALRIHRLHDYVAEGIMSAGAARVLSTAVLERKNILVAGGTSSGKTTLANALLAEMATLDERVILIEDTRELQCPAPDTVALRTRPGVVGMTDLVRSTLRLRPDRIVVGEVRGPEALDMLKAWNTGHPGGIATVHANSARAALTRIEQLVAEATVTVPRHLIAEAIDMVVFLSGRGSGRRVDTVAEVGGVDAQGEYAVNHLTFPPHDGATL
- a CDS encoding lasso peptide biosynthesis B2 protein, whose protein sequence is MGYKLRSDLTFCKVGDRAVFLDINYDRYFCLGASANSAFLRLCAREALNTREKLALSSLCDRGILLADDSPGAPLPCPSLPPAEISCLDGDMPSKATAVFIAAGWLLRTKFELRHRGLKKMVERLIKIHCTKSEAQDCNDIRTASLPFHRAGLLMTPLDQCLVRSFALALALRRLEITCNLVIGVKVHPFAAHSWVQSGSVLLNDRIDTVRDFTPILVI
- a CDS encoding TrbC/VirB2 family protein, whose protein sequence is MRAPIPLLLAAAVAWPATAFAAGSGMPWEEPLQQVLESVQGPVAKIVAVLIIISTGLALAFGETSGGFRKLIQIVFGLSIAFAASSFFLSFFSFGGGALLA
- a CDS encoding CopG family transcriptional regulator, with protein sequence MRNRDKNRYQLYLEPHLAERLEQLAARPGVSRSAILVEALDAWFSRQGSNELDERFGPRLDRISKQQARTQRDLLVVLESLSLFVHYLFCLHAQLPEPDAAARAIGRDRFQKFVDQVGRQIGGTPALPDDKPGSEAVR
- a CDS encoding benenodin family lasso peptide, encoding MEREDDVIDLGVASEDTKGPFGVIPDEANGLSAMGLTDD
- a CDS encoding conjugal transfer protein TraG — its product is MTPTKLLVGQIIVVFGIVIAGVWAATQWAAAMLGYQAQLGAPWAVIGRVPVYRPWQLFDWWYHYDAYAPKVFDKAGALAGASGFLGCASAIIGSIWRARQSRNVTTYGSSRWATRVEIAQAGLFRDAGVFLGRLGNDYLRHDGPEHVMAFAPTRSGKGVGLVVPSLLSWIGSVVVHDIKGENWTLTAGWRSRFSHCLLFNPTDPRSARYNPLLEVRKGPDEVRDVQNIADILVDPEGALERRSHWEKTSHSLLVGAILHVLYAEEEKTLARVATFLSDPQRSFAHTLRRMMATNHLGTPEHPQVHPVVASAAREVLNKSENERSGVLSTAMSFLGLYRDPTVAEVTSRCDWRIADLVDSPVPVSLYLVIPPSDISRTKPLVRLVLNQIGRRLTERLEGDPRKSRKHQLLMMLDEFPALGRLDFFETALAFMAGYGIRAYLIAQSLNQISKAYGENNAILDNCHVRIAFSSNDERTAKRISDSLGTATELRAQRNYAGHRLAPWLSHVMVSRQETARPLLTPGEVMQLPPADELVLVSGLAPIRAKKLRYYEDRNFTSRVMPPPRLDNGVYVDRPRPRPDDWGTETRSPHEALLAGEDDSLGLDEAEGGLQQQRHPGLAEHASLVEPDAAPIIDPNGDDDSDSVADKQAIDRVRGLNAVSRAYAINEGSDRGDDLLPSF
- a CDS encoding GntR family transcriptional regulator; amino-acid sequence: MFADMDSQKLADWLEDFLPDVDGVENIASRAFGRAYIALRMQLLSGTLKPGQHLDINALAKSIGVSSSPVREALCTLAAERMLRSNKGSGFHVPDFRFAYTSDLLHWSEHLALQCVKTRNGRRIEVREHFRGDHLARMLFLFRAISDMPPNPELSRALMSATMRLHVLYRVEPTVLLDGATEIDNIEDALKHNRPTLTKMLRTFHRRRINALPKIIRVARDSR
- a CDS encoding VirB3 family type IV secretion system protein, which encodes MMSPGSIVSAGPASDSIDGFEVPLHRALSEPILLGGAPRGIAIINGTLAAALGLGLQQWIAGAVLWMAGHSLAIFAAKRDPDFAAVTIRHLRQKGHLSC